CAAGGGACAAGGACAGGAGTCCAGTTAAAGGATCCAGCTGGGACCAGTAGAGCAGGACAAGGttaatctgtctgtttgtgtttgcagaatCGTCTGTGGCAGCGAGACCACCGAGACTTCAGAGCCGTGCAGCCCGACGCAGGATGTTACAACGATGTGAGTCCTGACTCCTCCCACACTGACCATCATGATGACATCATGAGTCATCAACATTTAGCTCATGATGACATGaacttactgtgtgtgtgtgtgtgtgtctgtgtgtcagctggTTCCTCCGTTGGGCATGTTGAACAACCCGATGAACGCCGTCACCACAAAGTTCGTCCGAACCTCCACCAACAAAGTCAAGTGTCCTGTGTTTGTGATCAGGGTAAGACCGTACgactgcttttattgtgaaacatgtcaacttttgttttgaaaagtaaatTTGGGGGATATTTTGGAGACACTGATGTTGATATATATGTCTGAGAGGACGCGGTGAGACAGACTGTGGTTTTCTGGACTTCCTGTTTGTCTCCAGTGGACTCCTGAAGGTCGCCGGCTGGTCACCGGAGCCTCCAGTGGAGAGTTCACCCTGTGGAACGGACTCACCTTCAACTTTGAGACCATTCTGCAGGTAAACATCCACCTGTACcgacagaaatgtgaaaatccagcagttaattctgtttttacagtttcctgCTGATAAATAGTGAAATTTCATGCatcttttcttcaaaaatcacctaAAGGGAAAAGAAATTcacccttttttctttaaaaattgccctaaaaaacttgaagaaaaaaacaaacctccacatttttatgtcaaaccttctttttagaaaaacaattggagaaaaaaaacacattttcttttcataaaaaaaaaaaaattccaaacttagcaaaaaaaagcaaaaaaactgctgactttttgatataatataaaaacaataatagttAACCAGCAGCAGAACACAACATCTGTCTGCAGTCTGAAGCTTGTCTCCTTATGAGTCGTCCTGATGTCCCCTGTCCCCTGTCCTCTGCAGGCCCACGACAGTCCGGTGCGAGCCATGACCTGGTCTCATAATGACATGTGGATGCTGACGGCGGACCATGGCGGCTACGTCAAGTACTGGCAGTCCAACATGAACAACGTCAAGATGTTCCAGGCTCACAAGGAGGCCATTAGAGAAGCCAGGTTTATACCCAATCTACCATTTTCTGTAGTCTTACTGTCAGCGGCGCGGCGCCACGCTGCGGCCGGGCGGGGGCGCCGGCTCGCCTCCCGCCAcccgttgttgttgttgttgtggttgatTCCTGACAGATGTAAGTGTGTGCTGTTGCAACACTGCAGTgatctgttgttgatgttgttccTGATGTGGCTGCTGAGCTGTTTATCTCTGTTCTGCTCAATAAAGTCATCAACCGTTTACCTCCACCTGGTCTGGGCAGGCCCGCTGGGACTAATCATAATAAAGATCAaacagggatcaataaagttttcaaATCAGGTCAATAAAGAGAAGCTCACACTGCTGGTCTGAACCTCATCCAACAGGCGGCTGTAGATGTTCAAATAAAGCTTTCAGTTCAACACCTGCACCTTAAACACAGCCCCGCCCCCTCTGCTGTTACCTGGTAACCTGGGACTCACCTGAGACTGATTACAGACCTGACT
The sequence above is drawn from the Plectropomus leopardus isolate mb unplaced genomic scaffold, YSFRI_Pleo_2.0 unplaced_scaffold26008, whole genome shotgun sequence genome and encodes:
- the LOC121966825 gene encoding pre-mRNA 3' end processing protein WDR33-like — encoded protein: NRLWQRDHRDFRAVQPDAGCYNDLVPPLGMLNNPMNAVTTKFVRTSTNKVKCPVFVIRWTPEGRRLVTGASSGEFTLWNGLTFNFETILQAHDSPVRAMTWSHNDMWMLTADHGGYVKYWQSNMNNVKMFQAHKEAIREARFIPNLPFSVVLLSAARRHAAAGRGRRLASRHPLLLLLWLIPDRCKCVLLQHCSDLLLMLFLMWLLSCLSLFCSIKSSTVYLHLVWAGPLGLIIIKIKQGSIKFSNQVNKEKLTLLV